GTTCTCCGCTAGTAGGAACTTTGGAGTTATTCTTTATCGCACGTTGAgtgatggttatatgatccaattatattagcactgttgagagattgcactagcgaaagtacggaccctaggccttattttcaagcattgcaataccatttgtgcacACTTTTATcgattgctaccttgctgtttttatttattcaggttataaaaatatatttctaccatccatattacacttttatcaccatctcttcgctgaactagtgcacctatacaatttgccattgtattgggtgtgttggggacacaatagatttcttgtatttggttgcagggtcgtttgagagagactatcttcatcctacacctcccacagattgataaaccttaggtcatccccttgagaaaaattgctactgtcctacaaaactctgcgcttggaggcccaacacgtgtctataagaataaagttgcgtagtagacatcaaccaccttaggtggtggtggtggtggtgtacaaagcccatgtatttcttcaatacgaggtaaatttttgacatccttagccttaatacctttttccttcatagatttctttgccacttgcatatcttcaggactgagatataagatacccctcttcttcggagtaggtttaggcggtggttagggaagagtccaatcatcataatttttcaatatgttattcaataattcttcagcttgtccaatagttcattccctgaaaaggcaaccagcacaactatctaggaaatccctagaagcatcggttagtccattatagaagatatcaagtattttgtttttcttaagaggatgatcaggcaaagcattaagtaattggagaagccccccccccccccgcaagcTTGTCTCTTATGAACAGGAAAatgtttttcagagaagtaataaatcatatcctggggattacgcacacaaccaggagcaagagtattataccaagttttagcatcaccctttaatgagaacagaaataatttgagaatttaatagtagcgaattttctcatcatgagcaaaaagggtggctatgtcattcaacttagtaagatgtgtcacaacagtttcagtttcataaccatggaaaggatcagattcaaccaaagtaattaactctgggtcgacagagaattcataatccttatcatcaacaaagataggtgtagcaaacttaggatcacatttcattctagcgtTCAAAGATTTCTCTTTcagtttgcataataatttcttaagatcatctctatctttgcaagcaagaACATCTCTAGTTatctcctcatccataacatgACCTTCCGGTACCTTTAGCAATTCATATAGGAGAACTagttctaataggtgtttcaagattttcagtttcaagctcttcatcagtttcaacaatttCAGTAGTTTCAGCATTCTCAAAAGCTTTAGTTCTAGCAAGTTGTTTATCAacaaattcacctagtggcacattatcatcaagcaaggtactaacATCATCATAAATATAATTCACAGCAGaggtagcatcatcaataactttcaacatatcaggattaattgcatgcggtggtgttgcaagtttacttataatagaaggtgaatcaagtgcagagctagatggcaagTCCTTACCTTCCCTCGTCTTGGAGGggaaaatcttagtcttagcgtCCTTCAGAatcttcatagtgataatttgATAATAATTCCAAGTGACTCCACAAATATAGGTATGCTCCCCGGCtggcgctagaaaaaggtcttgataacccacaagtataagggattgCAAAAGTTTTCATGGGTAGAGTATTCagcccaaatttattgattcgatacaaggggagccaaagaatatttgcaactattagcagctgagttgtcgattcaaccacacctggagattaattatctgcagcaaagtgattagtagcaaagtagtatgatagttttgatagtagtaacaacagcaatagtaacgataacagtgatagcaatgattttgtagcaagtgtaatagtAACAGCTGCAGCAGTAAcctagcagaaacaatataagagaaattcgtaggcattggatcggtggattcgttggatgatattcatcatataacagtcataacctagggtgatacggcactagctccagttcataaatataatgtaggcatgtattccgtaaatagtcatatgtgcttatggaaagaacttgcatggcatcttttgtcctaccctcccgtggcagtggggtcatgttggaaactaagggatattaaggcctccttttaatagagaaccagaacaaagcattaacacatagtgaatacatgaactcctcaaactacggtcatcaccgagaagtgtcccgactattgtcactcccgggttgccgaatcataacacgtagtaggtgactataacttgaaAGATCGggtctagaacatagatataattaatggtgataacataaacggttcagatatgaaatcatggcacccgggcccaaagtgacaagcattaagcatggcaaagtcatagcaacatcaatctcagaatataatggatactagggatcaagccctaacaaaactaactcgattacatgatgaatatcatccaactcctcaccgaccagcgagcctacgaaggaattactcactcccggtggggagcatcatggaattggcgatggagaagggttggtgatgacgaacatcgatgatccccctctccggagccccaaacagactccagatctggcctcccgatgaagaacaagaggtggcggtggctccgtCTCATGAAATGCGTTAATTCTttttccctgattttttctggaaatatgtgattctATAGTATCATGGTTGGAGTCTGCGGGGCGGCCAgttggggacaacccacctgggcgcgcctcgcaaagtttcgttccaatccgagaacttttatttctgcacaaaaacaacaccatggtagttctgctgaaaacagcgtcagtccaggttagtttcattcaaatcacgcaagttagagtccaaaacaagaggaaaagcgtttggaaaagtagatacaacggagacgtatcattgctCTCGGGTCATAGGTTGCCAAGCGAAGCccccccagagtttgaaccttagtTCTTGGAGAGTTCTTGGATGTAGCTCCGAGACTCCAACAATATCAATACACATAATTCAAGTTTAGAACTTGATAGACCCTTTAAAAGACTTAAGGTCTAAAGTGTAGTGATGGATCTATAAATTGACAAAGATAAAAAATGTTTTATAATGTTTGGCTTGTTGCAAATAGTTCATGACAAGATCTAGGAGTTGATTATGACGAGATTGTCTCATCATAATAATACTTAAAGTTAGTTCAGATTAAACTAGCAATTAATAAATATTTCAGTTATGAGAAAGaacaaatggatgtcaaaatgaTTCCAATGAGGTGGAAATAGACCAAGGATGTATATTTTATACGGTCCAAGGTATTTTtctcgatccagaggatgctagtaaatGTCCAAACTTCAAGAGATCCAGTAATGATCTGAAGCAAGCATAGTCGACTTGGAATCTTTGTTTTGATGATTTGATCAAATAATATGATTTCATCGATAGGAACAAAGatgcttgtatttacaagaaagtaagtgggagcatgaTAATATTTCTAAACACTGTGTGTACATGACACACTATTGATTGGAAATTATATAAATTTCTTAACACGGATTAAGActttattaaaaatagtttttCAGTAAAGTACTTAGGAAATATAGTCCTTGTAATAGACATAATAATCTATGGAGATAGTAGTGTCTAATCGGGCATAGCCAAAATACATATTGACAAAAGTACTAAAGTAGTTTAGTATGAAAAATGTCAAGAAGAGTTTTCTTGtcaaagtcacatggaaggagttCTTAGCAAGAATCGGTATCTTGAAATACGGATGAGTGAAATACATGATTTCAATCATACTTGTGTtaattccatggtatgtaaataACCAGATATGTCCAAGTACTCCAAGTAAGTTGTGAGTAAAGTTACCAGAATGGTAAATATGTTGATCATAGGACAACGGTGAAAATATCGTTAAGTATTAACGACATGTTTCTCGCATATGGAGAGAATGAAGAGAGTGTTGTAATGAGTTACATCAATACATGCTTGATGTAAGTAGTACATCGACAAAAAAAATCTTCAATTGGTGCTCCAAGCAAATTTCAATTTAAATGATTTATGGTGGCACAGTAAATTGGAATTGGTCCAAGAAAGTTACTCTGGTGAATTCTATAACAGAAAGTTAAGTATATTGTTGCTTTAGAAGCAACAATAGAGGGTGATAAATCAAAGGTTCACTTACGAACTTGGTATGGTTTCTAGATGATTGTGCAAAAAGAACATTGTTCTCATATAGTGGTTCAGTAGCTCAATCTAAGGAATCAAAGGTCTTACCGATGATTCAATATATACTAAGCTTGTTTCACACAAATTAAAAATGTATATGAAAGCATGATGGATGCAATGAAATGCAAATGATACACATGGATCTGAAGTTGTCAGATTCGATATGACAAAATCTATACCACAAGCAAAGCATGGACTGACACCGGATTGCCATTGGTGTCAAAGTTAAAAGTGCAAACTAGATTATTGGCTCTagcgcaagtgggagactgttgaaaatatgccctagaggaaacaatatttgtattattgtatttccatattcatacctaagagtttatattctatgctataactgctatatgcacgtgtggaatgataaatGGTATATAAAAGATtgctagtcttgcctctaagactagctcaagtgttgttggtgtctggatcttaggatatcgttaacgatagtcctaaaacaacactgagattatgacgttggaagaacgatcatattgaatcgacgcAATCTTGTTTGTTATGAATTGATTTAATATCGTATAAATTCAATTATAATAACACGGAATGTTAATGCGTGAGAGTATCGTGGTCACTTCTTACCATACTATGGGCTTTGGAGTTGCTCAAACGTCATCTATAACACGGTGATCATAATGATGACTTGCAGGTTcatcggaaagtttgacaagtggccagatagctcgagagtgggatttgctcctccgaagatggagagatattcttatgGCCTTCTTGGTCTGATGGCATAAATCATCGTCTGGCTAGACACAAGTGACTATATCACGGGGATATGCCGGAACAcaataacgagaaagaagaacaaaaccagTAATGAGGATTTCGGTATAGTGATCATGGTGATAACTCATGAGGACACTGATACATCTTGGGTTTTGTCAAGTATCGCTAAGcgaagggaacatcacatgataaccaatggttcactcgaatatcattcgtGTGCTCATAGGGATCGATACGGACATCCACGGTCCCGCTCTTGGTCATTAAATGAACAGTTTCGTTCATGTCTGTGAGTTACCTAACCTATGGCGTCACAAGCTTAAGGACATCACAATATGATGAGTGTTTAGTAGGACAAGAgtgatgagaatatatttgtggagttgtttcattaatattcggaatagttccgagaggatccggaagcgtttcggggtcaccAGAAGGGTTTCGGGGAATATCGGGTATTACCAATATTATATACATAGGTGAAAATGTTTCTAGAGATGTTAAAATATATATAAAATGGTCTAGAAGTACTCAGAATAGtttatatttaatttaaatatgaacgggccttaaaaggccaagaggtggaagCCAACTTGGGCCACGAAGGCCCGAGTGGAGGAGGCGCCCCCCTCCCTCTCTTTCCTTGTGGGGGGGGGGATCCCCCCTTTGGATGGCGCCCCAAGGAGACTTCCCTCCTTGGGTGCAGCCCTCCTCTTCCCCACtaacctatatatacttgaggtattggCCATAATTGAATACACAAGTTTTGCAGCCTCCTTTAGTTCTTCTAGTTCATGTTCTAattggtcctagttgactaattagagcgtGGCTAATCATCttgtcctcataattagaagctcagtgtggttctaatctcttccctctaaatCTCCGGCGACGATTAGCTCTAGACGGCGAAGCGTTGCCGGATCGTGAAGGTTGCatgcttgcaaccaagtagagaggttgTGCTTTCGTTCTTCAGTTCGAGGAAATGCTCATGGGCGATACAAGGGATCGTTCATCTACGGTTCGAGGGACTGCAAGTATGACCTACACCGACACGTTCTTCTTCCGCTGCAAATCAGTGATGGTAACGATCGTGATCCCAACCCATTATacatcttcatattgatcttgggtgACCGTAGGCATGATTTTTTTTCTACCACGTTTCCCAACACCTCTCTTATATATCGAccgtatatggtggacactccctcACTGATATTTCGATCATCGGTGATGGAATCATCCTGCCTTCCCTCATGCATTACCAAGGTCTATCACTGAGGAGAAGAGGAGGAAGCGACCCCCAtgacaatagtcgggattctTCCTCTCTGATATTTCGACCATATATTGTGGACACTCCCTCACTGATGTTTCGACTGCCAGTGATGGTGGCTTCCCCCCTACTCTCATGCATTACCAATGTATATCacgagaagaagaggaggaaatgacccccacgacaacagttaGGATCCTTCCTTCAAGAATAGATAGAAAGTCACACAAGGAGCCCTGACATACTCCAAGTCAACCCTAAGAAGTAGTCAATTAGCAATACATATATCAAGTAATGACATAAAAATGgtctatgttttgccggaatgccGTTTAATTCCCGTTTCGTCAAATCCCacgcgctcgatatgtcctattttctagcacaagtcatgccaaaattcacgaaattttttggcatgacctttggtaaaaataggacatatcgagcgcctgaaattgcCAGAATGAAAATGAGTCAACATGCCAGCAAAGCATAGGCCAATCGGATTTGTTCCCTGCAAAATGGATCCATGCAtccatttttttggctttttccaAAATGAAACAAAAGTGCATCAATCAATAATGCATCCATCCATCTAACAAGCATGCATCCATCTACAGATATATTaaaaaactaaacctaaaactaaacagAGAGGAGAGGGACGTGATCACGGTGGCGGGGCAGGGCCGAGCGGGAGAGGGAGACGCAACACAAGAAAGCCTGCATATTCCACCGAGTGAAAAAAATGATCATCAAATCACATATAACATTCTTTGATGACAAAGTGATAATGACATAAAGATAATTCTCTTTTGCTGAATTGGATTACCTCCTTGCCCTAGATGGCTTGTACTCTATAATTAAGTAAATATGTATGGTTGTACATAGGTAATAGTGTTAGTTGTTTTTACTTTTAAGTTCTGATAAACTTTTGTATTTGTGGGGTTTTGATTATGAATAAAGTACTGTGGCGCTGTTGCCTCACAGTTTCCAGTCAAAAGAGACATAAAGATAATTCGCAATATAATTGGTAACAACATTTTTATATTTTATTCGATACCTAAAATATTTAAAGGTATTTGGTTAATGTAAATACGTAATTTTTTCATATTTTATTCAAAACCTAAAACATCTTTGTATTCAAAAAACTTATTCGATGCCTAAAATTTTCTATTCTATTACTATATTTGTTTACTGAAAATTAATATTCTATTACTAAATTTTTTACAGAAAATTTTCCGTTCTATTACTAGTTTTATATTTTTAGTGTATACTAGTTTTTATATTTTCTACTCTATTTCTAAGTTTTCTATTCTATTACTAGGTATAGGAgacaggaggaggagggaagAAGGCGGCCATAGGAGGGTGGCgggaggaagagggagggaggagacaggaggaggaggatcgATGGCGGCCGGAGataggaggaggagggaggagggcggcaGGAGGAAGATGGAGAGAGATACCTCGGGGGCGACTGCGGTGGCGGTGGGCGAGGGCAACGGCGATGGCAATGGCGGGCGGCAACGACGGCCATGAGATGAAGCGACATCAGAGTGAAGAAGTGAGAGTGAGGAGGAAAGGGACGACGGAGAGAGGATAAGCGgagcttagcagtagcgcggagTGTAGGACCGTGCTACTGCTAAGGCAGCTACCTATAGCGCCTGTCTGGTGGCCCGCGCTGTTGCTATGTGGGGCCCACCACCTGGCGCGGTGTATAAATAGCAACAAGGCGGGTTACACGGCCCACACTTCTGCTGCTTTAATAGTTGCAGCGTGGGTCCTAGAGAGCACCCTGCTACTATATGTCCTGCCCCGGGGTATCGTTGGACCCTCTTAGTAGTAGCGCAGGATTGGCAAGCCTACGCTGCTACTACTTGTTATTTGTAGCTTGGTATTAATCCCCGCGTTGCTACTAAGTAACAATAGTGGGGGATCCTACCCAGCATTGTTGTTAAGTGTCTATCTATAGGGTTTTCCCTGGTAGTGATGCATCCTTATGTTGCTTCTATTCCATATGTTGTGTTATGTGTTGCTAATGTTGCTTGTTGAAATCTTGCTCTTCTGTCTTGGTAGATGAAGTGGATGTCATGTATTTAGGGAGGACTCCGGGAATCTATGGTTCATGGCAGACATTGCCATGAACAGGTGAACGGTTACAAGAAAAGTTTCTATAGAGGATTTGTGACtagagaggagggagaggattAGTAGTACAAGTTCGTGCTCTAAGAGAAGAGCAATCATGAAAGGCAAGGGTGCATGTCAGATTGGGTTAAGTGAGCTGAagaacttcataattttcgtccattTTATTGTAGTTTTGTTGTGTTGTAACATGCAGTAAAAGCATTGATTTGAGTGGTAGCTGGTAAGCTCACCACATCGGGGTGCAAGGTAATCACATCAGACACAAGGTGTGCAACCAAACAAAGCATATAGTCGAAAATTATAAAACGCGGGCAACCAAACAAGATGTAAAACATGGGCCAGATATGCAAGGGGCCAAAAATCGATTCAGACAATGAAACTAGCTATACTGAACAATCGAGAATCTTGATCATATCCAGGATTCAATTATCACCCACCCGGCTGTACTAGATACACGACACGTACACGGATATGACACCACAAGTACCTCGATGGTAACCATGGATTTATCTGCTGGCTAAGCTAGCTGAGCACGTATCACAAAACTAGCTAGAACCTCAACCTGACACACTAGCTGAAATAACGTACACGTACTTACTGAATATATTATTAACGTCTTGTTTGACAAAATCAAGAAGGCCAGGTATGAAAAAGCATAAGCAATCGAACTGCAAATGATCGAGGCTGAACCATCGATCTTCTAGTCGTGGAGGTGGCGGTCGAGATGGAGGATGGTGGAGAGGTTCATGGGGGAGATGTAGTCCGTGGAGCCGGTGAGGTAGTTCTGGGCGATGAGGCGGTTGGCGCGCTCCGTGGGGTGGAAGGCGTCCCAGAACACGTACTCGTCGCGGTTGGCGCACAGGCTGGACACCATGGTGCAGATGCCGATGCCGTTGAACCTCCCCTGGCCGCAGCACGCCTCCTTGGCCGTGACGAAGCCGTACGCCTTGGGGTCGGCGATGAAGTCGTCGTGCATGCGCCGCGTGTTCACGGCCACGAACACCGCTCCATTACCGCCGCCGGAGCCGACCTCGGCGTTGAGCTCGTTCAGCATGGCCTCCATCTGCGGGTTGTAGGCCTCGGACGCGCGCTGCAGCTCTGGGTCGCAGCTGCCGTCGAGGCTGTGCATGGCGAGCTCGGCGGGCACGCAGCCGATGGGGCCCACGCCGGTGACGAGGATGCGGCGCGCGCCGAGGCCGTGGATGCGGCGGAGAACCTGCTTGTACTCGGACAAAATGTACTTGATGTAGTCCGGCAGGGAGAACTCCCGGGAGCGCGCCGAGTAGGGCACCAGGTAGTAGTTGTTGACGAAGTCGTTGCCGCCGAGGGTGATGAGCGTCAGCGCGCCGCCGACCACCCGCGCCGCCCGCTCCGGGCCGTACAGCTTGGCGAGACGGTGCTTGTACTGCTCGAAGTAGGTGAGCTGCTTCGAGATCCGGATGATGTTGGCCTGCACGAGCACGATGATGCACGGAGCATCGATTCATTAGATGTACAGTAGAGTTAATTATTGAATGAAGTGTGCATTGATGAAACGATGGATCGGTGGAAGGAAGCACGTACGAACTGGATGCCGGTGTCGTTGAGGATCCCGATGCCGGCGGAGGCGAAGTTGGCGCCGACGAGCAGGTTCTGGCCGTCCAGCTCCGGGCTCAGGTACGGCAGCACCGGCACGGAGCCTATCTGCTCGCCTGCGTGCAACATCGTTAATTAAATCAATCAGTTGGTCTTAAAATCTGCACAAACGGCTGGTGAACGGTGTGAAGTGTATGTGTATCCATGCATGCATGAGCTCGCTACTCAACTGATGAGGTCGACGACGTTCTTGCCGTTGGAGAAGCGCCCGGTGGCGCGGTGGTCCGGGGTGTCGATGCCGTAGGGCCACGAGTCGGCGCGCGCCGACGTCAGGAGGTAGTTGTTGTTGCCGTTGTCCACCAGCGAGTCGCCGAAGATGAAGAAGGCCCGGGCCGCGCTCGCCGCCGGCAGGGCTGGGAGCACGCAGAGCGCGAGGGCGAGAAGGGCCACTTGCCACGAGGAGGCCGCCATTGCTGCTAGCGCTCCACTCACTCACCTGCCAGTTGCCACTGAGAGTAAGATGTTGTAGCTAGTGTATGCGTGTACACTTGGTGGATGCACTGAATCGTTGCGTGCAGTCACCATTTATAGAGCATCTATCATTCTAGCACTTGTGCATCTAGTGAGTGGCCTCTTCCTTGGATCATGTCGTCGTCGCCGGAATTTACTCCGCGTGGCCCGGTACGACGTGCGGTTGGTGCACTGCTGTGCTGGTCACAGTGCCTGCGCATGGACCTTTAATTCTCCGGTAATTATGTCCCGTGGTTTACAGTAATTCCTTGCCAGTTTTGGGGTTTGGTTGGTGTGGGCTAGTCCTGGCCATCTCAGGCCCGGCCCTAAAATCCAGGGCCTAGGCCCGATGGGCTTGCCCATGGGCCGGGCTTAGGCCTGAGTTTTGAGCCCACCAGCAGGGCCTGGACGGGCTTGGGCTTGGCATATTGGCATTTTAAGGAAGAGGCCCGGCCCACGGCCCTAAGCCCTAAGGGCTTTTCAGGGCTTTTTACCagatgggccgggcttgggcttgaGAAGTAGGCCCGATGGTAGGGCCTGGGCCTCAGTTTTCTGCCATGGGCTTTTTCAGGCCCGGCCCATGGCCAGATATAGTGTGGGCATTTTCAGATGTGCATTGGATCTTTGCACGTTGTTTCACATGAATGATGAGCCAAAAGCAGGGTTGGAATTGGTTTCTTATTAGGGTGCCCTGGGGATACTTCAATGTTCATCAAAACTAGGGAGATATTTCAATGTTCAGTACCAAGCACACACGCAGCTCTGTTCAACTACGTGTGGAACGATTTGCAGTACCCTAGGGGTGAATGAATTCCGATCTATCCGAATATCTGCACACCAGATGGATCTTAGTGCAGCTAGTACTCGTCATCAAGTCGAACTGCAGTAAAATAAAGGGAAATGAAATGGCCCTGCGTTTCAGTTATAGAAAGTCAAAGCGCTTATGAATTTCAGACAGAGTACTCTGGAGTGGAGCGAGCGACTGAAGAGCAAGATGATGTCAGATGGATCCATTTCATAAGGTTGTTTCTTCATTCACGGTGACCTAAGGCAACTTGTTATTCATTGAAGAGGGCAGTTGGATCTATCTAACATCTACGCAATGACGCCTAGAGTGACCTAAGGCAACTTGTTATTCAGGTGAGCTGTatgcagtagcagtagcagtagtagTAGCTGCTATAACCTTCCCAGTGAGAAGCAGAGCTTGCAACAGCCCACATGCACTTTGATCACTAGAGCGTGGTTCGTACTAACAAGTAACAACCCAACCTAACAATGTTCAAATCAGCCACTAACAAGCAAGTGATATGACATCTGTTCTGTCCATGCCTTTCTTCCCACACTAATAAAAGTAAAGCCCTAATCTACACCAGTTGTGTAGCCATTGCAGTGCACCATGAGCTTGTCAGTTATGCTCCGTTACTTAACCAAATGGGCAGCACAATGCAAGCGCCATCAATGGTGATCAACCAACGGCAGGCTGGGAACCACCTCCATGGACTCGATCGGCCATTCGACCGCCTCATCATATAATTGCCTGTCTCCTCCTCCAGGCTCTAGCTTAGCCAGGGATGATGGTTCAGGAAGCTTCACAGTGGAAGTGGAACCCCATCCATATAGTATATGTAAAATTTGGATAGATCTGTGCCCAAGCAGTACTGCATTGCAGTGGTACAATGCCGTAGGCAGGGGCCCAATCCACCCCCAACCCTCAGCCGCGCGGCATTTACTCCAGAATTCAGGTACGTGTGTCTCTGAGCAGCAGTTAAATCTAGGCATGCAGCCAGGCATTGGTGAAATCATTTGCCAAGCTACAAAGAGTTTATTATAGCATCTATTGATAAATTCAGGTACGCGTGTctgagcagcagcagcagttAAATCTAGGCAGGCAGGCATGGGGGTGAAATTAAACCTGCCAAGCTACAAACAGTTTAAATAGACAGATGAAGCTTCGAGCTAGCAGGTGCACATGCCCGGGTATTACAGGGTGGGCCGGCGGGGCTCCGTCGACAGAGGAGTACTCTACCATTACGGACGTGTGACCTGGCTGGTGAAGTTAATAAGCGGCCgctggatggatggatgggtgGATCCATGGTTGGTTCACTCACCCTCTTCTGGAGGCCATTGAATTCCGGTGTTCCCTCCCCGGCGAGACACCATGGAGGATGAAACACAAAATTAACTCTGACATAAGATGAGATGGACTGGAGCCGAAGCAGCAGGTCAAGTACATGGATTCCGACTTGGCTTCTTCCTGCTGGCCAAGTACAGGGATCACTGTATGCTAGTTACCACGGCGAGTTACCATTGCCGCTCTAGTGACTGCCGGCGAGATATCCTTGTAGTGAGTAGTGACTGCCTGCCACTGCCGGTGAGATGTTCTTTTGTGTATCTGCAGCTCATTGAAATATGCATTTGCCTTACGGCTGCACGGAGCACGTACGCGTGTGCTCCTCAACTGTCGGCTCCTCCCTCTGAGTTCGAACTTCAGTACTACGTTTGCGTCACATTTTCTCAAAGTCTCGGAAATGAGGTGCGTTGGCACATTTCTCTGAACATTCCCAGGTATAGGATCGGAGTAGGATGTCGACGTCGCTGCATGGGCTGCTAAGGTATAGACCACTCCTACCTATAACGAAAACGACGCATGGTTTACGAGGTTTCGGTCCTTAATGCTAATTACGTACATACGCAGCTATCAAATTGCCGCGATCATTCAAGTCT
The sequence above is a segment of the Aegilops tauschii subsp. strangulata cultivar AL8/78 chromosome 6, Aet v6.0, whole genome shotgun sequence genome. Coding sequences within it:
- the LOC109760073 gene encoding GDSL esterase/lipase At5g33370, producing the protein MAASSWQVALLALALCVLPALPAASAARAFFIFGDSLVDNGNNNYLLTSARADSWPYGIDTPDHRATGRFSNGKNVVDLISEQIGSVPVLPYLSPELDGQNLLVGANFASAGIGILNDTGIQFANIIRISKQLTYFEQYKHRLAKLYGPERAARVVGGALTLITLGGNDFVNNYYLVPYSARSREFSLPDYIKYILSEYKQVLRRIHGLGARRILVTGVGPIGCVPAELAMHSLDGSCDPELQRASEAYNPQMEAMLNELNAEVGSGGGNGAVFVAVNTRRMHDDFIADPKAYGFVTAKEACCGQGRFNGIGICTMVSSLCANRDEYVFWDAFHPTERANRLIAQNYLTGSTDYISPMNLSTILHLDRHLHD